The Lampris incognitus isolate fLamInc1 chromosome 7, fLamInc1.hap2, whole genome shotgun sequence genome window below encodes:
- the LOC130116024 gene encoding septin-4, giving the protein MVAGESGLGKSTLVNSLFLTDLYKDRKLLNAEERITQTVEITKHTVDIEEKGVKLKLTIVDTPGFGDAVNNTECWKSVADYIDQQFEQYFRDESGLNRKNIQDNRVHCCLYFISPFGHGLRPLDVEFMKALHEKVNIVPILAKADTLTPTEVKKKKFKIREEVEQYGIKIYQFPDCDSDEDEDFKQQDQELKESIPFAVIGSNTVVEAKGKRVRGRLYPWGIVEVENSAHCDFVKLRNMLVRTHMQDLKDVTRETHYENYRAQCIQSMTRMVVKERNRNKLTRESGTDFPIPMVPGVTDSETEKLIREKDEELRRMQEMLQKIQEQMHTQKEAY; this is encoded by the exons ATGGTAGCAG GGGAATCGGGCTTAGGCAAGTCCACCCTGGTCAACAGCCTCTTCCTCACAGATCTTTACAAGGACAGGAAGCTGCTCAACGCTGAAG AGCGGATCACTCAAACGGTAGAGATAACTAAGCACACAGTGGATATAGAGGAGAAAGGCGTCAAGCTGAAGCTCACCATAGTAGACACCCCTGGATTTGGGGATGCTGTCAACAACACTGAATG CTGGAAGTCGGTGGCTGACTACATCGACCAGCAGTTTGAACAATACTTCAGGGACGAGAGTGGCCTCAACCGCAAGAACATCCAAGACAACCGTGTGCACTGTTGCCTATATTTCATCTCACCCTTTGGACATGG TCTGCGGCCTCTGGATGTGGAATTCATGAAAGCCTTGCATGAGAAGGTCAACATTGTCCCCATCTTGGCCAAGGCAGACACACTCACCCCCACCGAGGTCAAGAAAAAGAAATTCAAG ATCAGAGAGGAGGTTGAGCAGTATGGCATCAAGATCTACCAGTTCCCCGACTGTGACTCTGATGAGGATGAGGACTTTAAGCAGCAGGACCAAGAACTGAAA GAGAGCATCCCATTTGCTGTGATAGGCAGCAACACAGTGGTGGAGGCCAAAGGAAAGAGGGTACGAGGCCGTCTTTACCCCTGGGGTATTGTGGAAG TGGAGAACTCGGCTCATTGTGACTTCGTTAAGCTGAGGAACATGCTGGTGCGTACCCACATgcaggacctgaaggatgtgaCGCGGGAAACCCACTACGAGAACTACCGGGCCCAGTGCATCCAGAGCATGACCCGCATGGTGGTAAAGGAGCGCAACCGCAA TAAGCTGACCAGGGAGAGCGGTACAGACTTCCCCATCCCCATGGTCCCGGGCGtcacagacagcgagacagagaaacTCATCAGAGAAAAAGATGAGGAG CTGCGACGGATGCAGGAGATGCTGCAGAAGATCCAGGAACAAATGCACACCCAGAAAGAGGCCTATTAA